One window from the genome of Anabaena sphaerica FACHB-251 encodes:
- a CDS encoding M16 family metallopeptidase produces the protein MKLRSYMLLGLCLSLILSVLPFSGNVTNAVTPAATPPAEISFTQGVQKTVLENGLTVLTKEVHTAPVVSVQVWYKVGSRNEGKGENGISHQLEHLMFKGTSDRPVQFGRLFSALGSQFNAFTSFDETAYFGTVQRDKLEALLTLESDRMKNALIGSEQLTSEKRVVISELQGYENSPEYRLDRAVRKAAFPNRAYGLTVGGTKADVEKFTVEQVRNYYQNYYSPDNATLVVTGDFATEPTLKAIKATFGQLSKGKKTNVKASPAVTAVSAAEKTPIVLKQPGSAALLQAVYPLPDIKHPDVPAIDVMDAILTGGRTSRLYQAVVESGLASSVSGSAAELIEPGWYEISATAAPGQEVRKIADVIQKCLTKLQQEAVTSAELNRAKTQLQASFILNNQDISSQASQLAYNQIIAGDYHYIEKYLRAIAQVTPEDVQRVAKKYLDPAKQTIGFFEPTLADGQAGTSNGGSGRTVENFSPGQPVDPAELAKYLPPTTSATNSTQQSLPQQFTLANGLKVLLLPDRSVPTINISGQINAGSVFDGNQKAGLAVLTATNLMNGTQTQDALTLAQSLEDRGAGLEFRATREGVSISGQGLSANLPILVETIADVVQNANFPPEQLELSRQRELTSLKVQLDDPRTLGRRVFQQAIYPENHPFHSFPTVESLQSINRADVVSFYHTYYRPDTTTLTLVGDFEPMQVKSLLNQAFSKWQAQGKPPILNLKTVNIPSDLKQINTVIPGKAEAVTYLGYNAIARTDPRYYAALVLNQILGGDTLSSRLGTEVRDRLGLTYGIYSGFAAGINPGPFLISMQTAPGDAQKAIASTIALLKQLRTQGITEAELNTAKRSITNSYPVDLANPSEVASIILNNAVSGLSTAEIREFPQRIQAITMTQVQKVIAELIKPENLVIVTAGPGNSKTNGK, from the coding sequence ATGAAGCTACGCTCATATATGCTTTTAGGTTTGTGTCTCAGTCTGATTCTGAGTGTTTTGCCATTTTCTGGCAATGTCACCAACGCTGTAACACCAGCAGCTACACCCCCTGCGGAAATCTCCTTTACCCAAGGGGTACAAAAAACGGTATTAGAAAATGGTTTAACGGTGCTAACCAAAGAAGTGCATACTGCACCTGTGGTAAGTGTGCAGGTTTGGTATAAAGTTGGTTCTCGCAATGAGGGAAAAGGAGAAAATGGTATTTCTCACCAACTTGAACATTTAATGTTTAAAGGTACTTCTGACCGTCCGGTGCAATTTGGTCGGTTATTTAGTGCTTTGGGTAGTCAGTTTAATGCTTTTACTAGTTTTGATGAAACGGCTTATTTTGGTACGGTGCAGCGAGATAAGTTAGAAGCACTGTTGACTCTGGAAAGCGATCGCATGAAAAATGCTTTAATAGGCTCAGAGCAACTCACTAGTGAAAAGCGTGTAGTCATTTCTGAATTGCAAGGGTATGAAAACTCACCAGAATATCGTTTAGATCGGGCAGTCAGAAAAGCTGCTTTCCCTAACCGTGCTTATGGTTTAACTGTGGGAGGTACAAAAGCAGATGTAGAGAAATTCACGGTTGAGCAGGTGCGGAATTATTACCAAAATTACTACAGTCCTGATAATGCAACTTTAGTAGTTACTGGTGATTTTGCCACAGAACCGACACTGAAAGCTATCAAAGCAACTTTTGGTCAACTGTCAAAAGGAAAAAAGACTAATGTTAAAGCTTCTCCTGCTGTAACTGCTGTTAGTGCTGCTGAAAAAACCCCAATAGTTCTTAAACAACCAGGAAGTGCAGCACTATTGCAAGCTGTCTATCCTTTACCCGATATTAAGCATCCCGATGTACCAGCAATTGATGTCATGGATGCTATCCTCACAGGTGGACGTACTTCTCGGCTGTATCAAGCTGTGGTAGAATCGGGACTTGCTAGTTCAGTTAGTGGTAGTGCTGCGGAACTGATAGAACCTGGTTGGTATGAGATTAGCGCCACTGCTGCACCGGGTCAGGAAGTAAGAAAAATCGCGGATGTAATTCAGAAATGTTTGACAAAATTGCAACAAGAAGCAGTAACATCGGCAGAATTAAACCGAGCGAAAACACAACTGCAGGCTAGTTTCATTTTGAATAATCAGGATATCAGCAGTCAAGCTAGTCAATTGGCCTATAACCAAATTATTGCTGGAGATTATCATTATATTGAAAAGTATTTGCGTGCGATCGCTCAAGTTACCCCCGAAGATGTGCAGCGAGTCGCTAAAAAATACCTCGACCCCGCAAAACAAACAATTGGCTTTTTTGAACCAACTTTAGCAGATGGTCAAGCTGGAACTTCTAACGGTGGTTCTGGTCGCACTGTCGAAAACTTTAGTCCTGGTCAACCTGTAGACCCCGCAGAATTAGCTAAATATCTACCACCGACAACATCAGCTACTAATTCCACTCAACAATCTCTACCGCAACAGTTTACCTTAGCTAATGGCTTGAAGGTTCTGCTATTACCAGACCGCAGCGTTCCCACTATTAACATCAGTGGACAAATTAACGCTGGTAGTGTGTTTGATGGCAATCAAAAAGCGGGTTTAGCAGTTTTGACTGCTACCAACTTAATGAATGGTACTCAAACTCAAGATGCTCTGACTTTGGCACAATCTTTAGAAGATAGAGGTGCTGGTTTGGAGTTTCGTGCTACTCGTGAAGGTGTGAGTATTTCTGGTCAAGGATTATCTGCGAATTTACCCATATTAGTTGAAACTATAGCAGATGTGGTGCAGAATGCCAACTTCCCCCCTGAGCAGTTAGAACTTAGTCGTCAACGAGAATTAACCAGTCTCAAAGTCCAGCTAGATGACCCTAGAACCCTGGGAAGACGGGTATTTCAGCAAGCAATTTACCCAGAAAATCATCCTTTCCACAGTTTCCCCACGGTCGAGAGTTTACAAAGTATTAATCGTGCAGATGTGGTAAGTTTCTATCACACATACTATCGACCGGATACTACAACGCTGACTTTAGTAGGTGATTTTGAACCAATGCAGGTTAAATCCTTGCTAAATCAGGCTTTTAGTAAATGGCAAGCTCAGGGAAAACCCCCTATTCTCAACCTAAAAACTGTAAATATCCCGTCAGATTTGAAACAAATCAATACCGTAATTCCTGGTAAAGCTGAGGCTGTCACTTACCTTGGTTACAATGCGATCGCTCGCACAGACCCGCGTTATTATGCTGCACTGGTGCTAAATCAGATTTTGGGTGGTGATACCTTATCTAGTCGGTTGGGTACGGAAGTGCGCGATCGCTTGGGTTTGACCTATGGTATTTACAGTGGTTTTGCTGCGGGAATTAATCCTGGCCCTTTCTTGATTTCCATGCAGACAGCACCTGGTGATGCACAAAAAGCGATCGCTAGTACCATCGCTTTACTCAAACAATTACGTACCCAAGGTATAACGGAAGCAGAATTGAACACCGCCAAACGTTCAATTACCAACAGTTATCCCGTAGATTTAGCTAATCCTAGCGAAGTCGCCAGCATCATTTTAAACAATGCTGTTTCCGGATTATCGACCGCAGAAATCCGCGAATTTCCCCAGCGTATTCAAGCAATCACCATGACTCAAGTGCAGAAAGTAATTGCAGAGTTAATCAAACCAGAAAATCTGGTCATTGTTACTGCTGGTCCGGGAAACAGTAAAACCAATGGTAAGTAA
- a CDS encoding DUF4388 domain-containing protein, translated as MSTSGNLADFSLPELLQFLDRGKKTGLLYIEFEHGRTIKSNPESYYIWLYKGRVIAASERSDQQGLMRMITKRGWLNNSELSEVTKTSPCFIDAPMGLCLKSQGLLQPEQLQLLFNSQVLRPISALFQVSDGVFKFDPIPFLPLGEMTGLSMPGIEVILNCLRSLKDWKAFEDKLPDPKSGLSSLIHKQPQMLLNAQESQVWKFVDSQVCLEEIANQLNMSVKTVQKIAFRLIVIGLTKENFMVVSSPSSDSKFTPVPNFIQAVPDMVQKPAISQSFLKNLVGFLRLKAS; from the coding sequence ATGTCTACATCTGGTAATTTAGCAGATTTTTCCTTGCCAGAACTGCTGCAATTTTTAGATCGAGGGAAAAAGACTGGATTACTTTACATTGAATTTGAACATGGAAGAACTATAAAAAGTAACCCTGAATCTTACTATATTTGGCTGTACAAAGGTCGTGTGATCGCGGCTTCTGAACGTTCAGATCAACAGGGTTTGATGCGAATGATTACTAAACGCGGTTGGCTCAATAACAGTGAACTTTCTGAGGTAACTAAAACTTCTCCATGTTTTATTGACGCACCAATGGGGTTATGCCTAAAATCTCAGGGATTATTGCAACCAGAACAGCTACAATTGCTATTTAATAGCCAAGTGCTGCGACCGATATCTGCATTATTTCAAGTTAGCGATGGTGTTTTTAAATTTGATCCAATACCATTTTTGCCGTTAGGGGAAATGACTGGTTTGAGTATGCCTGGAATTGAGGTGATATTAAATTGTCTGCGATCGCTCAAAGACTGGAAAGCTTTTGAAGATAAGCTCCCAGATCCCAAATCAGGATTGTCTAGTTTGATCCATAAACAACCACAGATGCTGCTCAATGCCCAAGAATCTCAAGTGTGGAAATTTGTTGACTCACAGGTTTGTTTGGAGGAGATTGCCAATCAACTGAACATGAGTGTAAAAACTGTCCAGAAAATTGCCTTTCGACTAATTGTAATTGGTTTGACGAAAGAAAATTTTATGGTTGTTTCTAGTCCATCCAGTGACTCGAAGTTTACTCCTGTACCCAACTTTATACAAGCAGTACCTGACATGGTTCAAAAACCAGCTATTAGTCAATCATTCCTCAAAAATCTAGTCGGTTTTCTGCGGCTTAAAGCGTCATAA